The Pseudomonas pergaminensis nucleotide sequence GCAACTGGCGGCCACCCTTGAGCTGCGCGGGCAAGCAGACGTCAGCGACGCCCTGGCGCAACAGGACGCCGCTGGCCTGTGGGCCTGGTTGTGCATCAATGGCGTGATCGATGAGGTGGCGAGTATCGCCGAATGGCCAGGCGACGTGGTCGACATGGGCTGCATGGAAACCCTTCTCGCGCCCTGTGCCGGGGTGCTGGTGTTCGAGAAAGGCTTGGGTGATTACGTCGAAGAAGGCCAGCGTTTTGCGCGCATCATTGGCCGCCCCGGTGACCCCGCTTCGGAAGTGACCCTGCACGCAGCCCAGGCCGGGCGCATGGTCACTGCCCACCGCGAACGCCTGGTAGCCCAGGGTGCGGTGGTCGCCAAGTTCACCGGCACGCGCTTATCCGACAGCTACAGCGGCGGCGTGCTCGACCCGTAGCGGCGCCTGCGAATGCAGCCATTCACGCGGGCTGGTGCCGATCTTGCGCCGAAACGCACGGGCCAGCGCCGAGGGGCTTTCGTAGCCGACTTCATCGGCAATCAGGGCGATGGGCCGGCCTTCACGCAGGCGTTTCTGCGCCAGGCTCACGCGCCAGCTCAGTACATAGTCGGCTGGGGTCTGGCCGACTACCTTATGGAAATGCGCGGCAAAACTGGCGCGGGACATGTTCGATTCCACTGCCATTTCCTGCACGGTCCACGGGCGTTCGGGATGGTTGTGCAGCAGGGTCATGGCCCGCGCCAGGCGCAGGTCCGCCAGGCCCGACATCATGCCGGTGGTCATGCTGTGATAGGCCATCATGTGGCGCAGGAACTGGATCACCATCAGCTCGAACAAGCGGTTCATCACCGCCTCGCGGCCACAGTGTTCGGCAAAGGCTTCACTGAACAGCCAGTCCAGCGTACCGGCGATCATCGGGATCTGCTTGAGCGGCATCACGATGGTGTCGGTCAGCGCTACGGACAACGGGTTATCCAACCCACCGTCAAAACGCAGGGACGCCGCCACCACCTGGGCACGGTCAGCCTTGGTCGCCAGCAGGCGATGGGGCAGGGGACGCGGCACCAGCACCAGGCTGGGCTCGGGAATACGCAGGGTGGCGTCGGGCATTTCCAGGCTGGCCTGGCCGTCCTTGAGCAGATAGACCCGGCCCCGCTGCTGCACGTCGCGGGTGTCGAGGGCGCCGTGCAGGGGCCCACTATGAAAGGTATCGGCACCGATGCCGAAGTGCTCCAGCAGTGTGGACAAACGATCCATGACTCACCTGAATTGAAAAAGCGACCTTGTTTAGACGATCTGCGCTATATCGTCGACTATTAGCCTCCATTTGTAAAACTTGCTTCGGCATCATGGCCTCACGTTCAACGCCTTGAGCGCC carries:
- a CDS encoding AraC family transcriptional regulator, encoding MDRLSTLLEHFGIGADTFHSGPLHGALDTRDVQQRGRVYLLKDGQASLEMPDATLRIPEPSLVLVPRPLPHRLLATKADRAQVVAASLRFDGGLDNPLSVALTDTIVMPLKQIPMIAGTLDWLFSEAFAEHCGREAVMNRLFELMVIQFLRHMMAYHSMTTGMMSGLADLRLARAMTLLHNHPERPWTVQEMAVESNMSRASFAAHFHKVVGQTPADYVLSWRVSLAQKRLREGRPIALIADEVGYESPSALARAFRRKIGTSPREWLHSQAPLRVEHAAAVAVG